One genomic segment of Ictalurus punctatus breed USDA103 chromosome 12, Coco_2.0, whole genome shotgun sequence includes these proteins:
- the napsa gene encoding napsin-A isoform X1: protein MKNLGLIQGLLLFFMSSDAIIRIPLRRMPSVRRMLVDNALAQGQLKLWKAEEGSDMAWSTDATHCPVEKLSNFMDAQYYGVISIGTPPQEFTVLFDTGSSNLWVPSIHCAFFDLACWLHHRYDSKKSSTYVQNGTQFSIQYGRGSLSGFFSQDTVTLAGLGVQNQMFAEAVKQPGVVFALAKFDGVLGMAYPILSVGKVRPIFDSIMAGKLLQQNIFSFYINRDPKAEVGGELMLGGCDKQYFDGDLHYLNVTRKAYWQIKMDTVEVGSTLTLCKDGCQAIVDSGTSMITGPVEEIRALNKAIGAVPLIMGEYWISCSKIPSLPVVSFHLGGKVFNLTGEDYVYKSTKMGVSVCLSGFMALDIPPPAGPLWILGDVFMGRFYTVFDRDNNQVGFAPAK, encoded by the exons GATTCCTCTGCGGCGGATGCCCTCTGTTCGCCGCATGCTGGTGGACAACGCTCTCGCTCAGGGCCAGCTGAAATTGTGGAAGGCGGAGGAAGGCAGTGACATGGCGTGGAGCACGGACGCCACTCATTGTCCGGTGGAGAAACTCTCAAACTTCATGGAC GCTCAGTATTACGGTGTGATCAGCATCGGGACTCCGCCGCAGGAGTTCACCGTCCTGTTTGATACCGGCTCCTCCAACCTGTGGGTTCCCTCCATCCACTGCGCCTTCTTCGATCTGGCCTGCT ggctCCACCATCGATATGACTCCAAGAAGTCGAGTACGTATGTACAGAACGGTACTCAGTTCTCCATCCAGTACGGCAGAGGAAGTCTGAGCGGTTTCTTCAGTCAGGACACGGTCACG CTGGCAGGTCTGGGTGTACAGAACCAGATGTTTGCCGAGGCGGTGAAGCAGCCAGGCGTGGTGTTTGCCCTGGCGAAGTTCGATGGCGTGCTCGGCATGGCATATCCTATCCTGTCAGTGGGAAAAGTCCGACCTATATTCGACTCCATCATGGCTGGCAAACTCTTGCAGCAGAACATCTTCTCCTTCTACATCAACAG gGACCCTAAAGCGGAGGTCGGGGGGGAGCTGATGCTGGGTGGTTGTGATAAGCAGTATTTTGATGGAGATCTTCACTACCTGAACGTCACCCGGAAAGCTTACTGGCAGATCAAGATGGACAC AGTGGAGGTGGGAAGCACACTGACACTGTGTAAGGACGGTTGCCAGGCGATTGTCGACTCGGGAACGTCCATGATCACAGGGCCTGTGGAGGAGATTCGAGCTCTGAACAAAGCCATCGGGGCCGTCCCTCTGATCATGGGGGAG TACTGGATTAGCTGCAGTAAAATTCCCTCACTGCCGGTGGTTTCCTTCCATCTGGGAGGGAAAGTGTTCAACCTGACTGGAGAGGACTACGTGTACAAg tccaCAAAGATgggcgtgtctgtgtgtctgtctggtTTCATGGCGTTGGACATACCGCCCCCTGCTGGTCCTTTGTGGATCCTGGGAGATGTTTTTATGGGCCGTTTCTACACCGTCTTCGACCGAGACAACAACCAAGTGGGATTCGCTCCTGCCAAGTGA
- the napsa gene encoding napsin-A precursor (The RefSeq protein has 3 substitutions compared to this genomic sequence), whose protein sequence is MKNLGLIQGLLLFFMSSDAIIRIPLRRMPSVRRMLVDNALAQGKLKLWKAEEGSDMAWGTDATHCPVEKLSNFMDAQYYGVISIGTPPQEFTVLFDTGSSNLWVPSIHCAFFDLACWLHHRYDSKKSSTYVQNGTQFSIQYGRGSLSGFFSQDTVTLAGLGVQNQMFAEAVKQPGVVFALAKFDGVLGMAYPILSVGKVRPIFDSIMAGKLLQQNIFSFYINRDPKAEVGGELMLGGCDKQYFDGDLHYLNVTRKAYWQIKMDTVEVGSTLTLCKDGCQAIVDSGTSMITGPVEEIRALNKAIGAVPLIMGEYWISCSKIPSLPVVSFHLGGKVFNLTGGDYVYKSTKMGVSVCLSGFMALDIPPPAGPLWILGDVFMGRFYTVFDRDNNQVGFAPAK, encoded by the exons GATTCCTCTGCGGCGGATGCCCTCTGTTCGCCGCATGCTGGTGGACAACGCTCTCGCTCAGGGCCAGCTGAAATTGTGGAAGGCGGAGGAAGGCAGTGACATGGCGTGGAGCACGGACGCCACTCATTGTCCGGTGGAGAAACTCTCAAACTTCATGGAC GCTCAGTATTACGGTGTGATCAGCATCGGGACTCCGCCGCAGGAGTTCACCGTCCTGTTTGATACCGGCTCCTCCAACCTGTGGGTTCCCTCCATCCACTGCGCCTTCTTCGATCTGGCCTGCT ggctCCACCATCGATATGACTCCAAGAAGTCGAGTACGTATGTACAGAACGGTACTCAGTTCTCCATCCAGTACGGCAGAGGAAGTCTGAGCGGTTTCTTCAGTCAGGACACGGTCACG CTGGCAGGTCTGGGTGTACAGAACCAGATGTTTGCCGAGGCGGTGAAGCAGCCAGGCGTGGTGTTTGCCCTGGCGAAGTTCGATGGCGTGCTCGGCATGGCATATCCTATCCTGTCAGTGGGAAAAGTCCGACCTATATTCGACTCCATCATGGCTGGCAAACTCTTGCAGCAGAACATCTTCTCCTTCTACATCAACAG gGACCCTAAAGCGGAGGTCGGGGGGGAGCTGATGCTGGGTGGTTGTGATAAGCAGTATTTTGATGGAGATCTTCACTACCTGAACGTCACCCGGAAAGCTTACTGGCAGATCAAGATGGACAC AGTGGAGGTGGGAAGCACACTGACACTGTGTAAGGACGGTTGCCAGGCGATTGTCGACTCGGGAACGTCCATGATCACAGGGCCTGTGGAGGAGATTCGAGCTCTGAACAAAGCCATCGGGGCCGTCCCTCTGATCATGGGGGAG TACTGGATTAGCTGCAGTAAAATTCCCTCACTGCCGGTGGTTTCCTTCCATCTGGGAGGGAAAGTGTTCAACCTGACTGGAGAGGACTACGTGTACAAg tccaCAAAGATgggcgtgtctgtgtgtctgtctggtTTCATGGCGTTGGACATACCGCCCCCTGCTGGTCCTTTGTGGATCCTGGGAGATGTTTTTATGGGCCGTTTCTACACCGTCTTCGACCGAGACAACAACCAAGTGGGATTCGCTCCTGCCAAGTGA